A region of Marmota flaviventris isolate mMarFla1 chromosome 11, mMarFla1.hap1, whole genome shotgun sequence DNA encodes the following proteins:
- the Ttll4 gene encoding tubulin monoglutamylase TTLL4 isoform X2 — protein sequence MASAGAEHYSIGLRPGSNFKQRGSSGTVPAPPPEKPSECKVWSQAHQQVKPIWRLEKKHVGTLSTGLGSGLLGVPPQPAYFFCPNTLCSSGTTTVIAGHSTSCYLHSLPDLFSNTLLYRRSNSRHKPYQQLESFCLRSSRSEKKTFSFPQKSLPVSLTASKVTCSTVFPMAQPMASSSTDPYLLLAAAGESPSRRSLASAISGKIPSPLSSSYKPMLNNNSFMRPSSTKVPLSQAVEGLKSVSSPKIQPISWHHSGGTGDYAPQPVDHKVPQSTGTVLEDATAHITPATLSTPSSLNTSTTSVASSQYSQNKLALRTEPHPYVLDDNSDSQAPAKEVRFTEAVRKLTAKGFEKIPRQGYQFEQSCFVNPSLQWNLLNRSRQWKPVAGQQFPQEDAGSDSRNLPGASDTLGLDSTVFCTKRISIHLLASHASGLSPSPACESVVDPSPPREDKTPVPPPLLQPLGVAEVATHLSSIHLGQPGKEELQKGRELASPARDIGSAANLQPDQVEAEDTEEELIDSLEDCCSHDGNEEEEGDSECSSLSGVSRSESVAVISRNCAELLTKPSIHEKVVRPALIYSLFPNVPPTIYFGTRDERVEKLPWEQRKLLRWKMSTVTPNIVKQTIGRSHFKVSKRNDDWLGCWGHHMKSASFRSIREHQKLNHFPGSFQIGRKDRLWRNLSRMQSRFGKKEFSFFPQSFILPQDSKLLRKAWESNSRQKWIVKPPASARGIGIQVIHKWSQLPKRRPLLVQRYLHKPYLISGSKFDLRIYVYVTSYDPLRIYLFSDGLVRFASCKYSPSMKSLGNKFMHLTNYSVNKKNTEYQANADETACQGHKWALKALWNYLSQKGVNSDAIWEKIKDVVVKTIISSEPYVTNLLKLYVRHPYSCHELFGFDIMLDENLKPWVLEVNISPSLHSNSQLDINIKGQMIRDLLNLAGFVLPNAEDISNSSSPSSSSGSSTSLPSSPRDKCRMAPEHFTAQKMKKAYYLTQKIPDQDFYASVLDVLTPDDVRILVEMEDEFSRRGQFERIFPSRISSRYLRFFEQPRYFNILTTQWEQKYHGNKLKGVDLLRSWCYKGFHTGVISDSVPLWSLPTSLVTAPKVDGVLSAFYRPEPGKLGKPICLKESEITSTEPGPSQKLPVIKYSGRTSRLSVSSTSQSISDSLLPAVSP from the exons ATGGCCTCAGCAGGAGCAGAGCACTACAGTATTGGCCTCCGCCCGGGAAGCAACTTCAAGCAGCGAGGTTCCTCAGGCACAGTGCCTGCTCCACCACCTGAGAAACCATCAGAGTGCAAAGTCTGGTCACAGGCCCATCAGCAGGTGAAGCCAATCTGGAGGCTGGAGAAGAAGCACGTGGGCACATTGTCAACGGGGCTGGGCTCAGGCCTCTTAGGGGTTCCACCCCAGCCAGCCTATTTCTTTTGTCCCAACACTTTATGCAGCTCTGGGACCACAACCGTCATTGCAGGTCACAGCACCTCCTGTTACCTGCACTCTCTCCCAGACTTGTTCAGCAATACCCTGCTGTACCGCCGTTCCAACAGTAGGCACAAACCATACCAGCAATTGGAGTCTTTCTGCTTGCGCTCAAGCcgatcagaaaaaaaaactttttctttccctcagaaGAGTCTCCCTGTCAGTCTCACTGCCAGTAAAGTCACTTGTTCCACGGTCTTCCCCATGGCTCAGCCCATGGCATCCTCATCCACAGATCCATACCTCTTACTGGCAGCAGCTGGGGAAAGCCCTTCAAGGAGGAGTCTGGCCTCTGCCATCTCAGGGAAGATCCCATCTCCACTCTCCTCTTCCTATAAACCCATGCTGAACAATAATTCCTTCATGCGCCCAAGTAGCACTAAAGTGCCTTTATCTCAGGCTGTAGAGGGCCTGAAGTCAGTATCCTCACCCAAGATCCAGCCTATCTCCTGGCATCATTCAGGGGGTACAGGAGACTATGCACCCCAGCCTGTTGATCATAAGGTGCCCCAAAGCACTGGCACTGTCCTAGAGGATGCCACTGCCCATATCACCCCTGCTACTCTGTCTACCCCTAGCTCCCTCAACACATCCACCACCAGTGTTGCCTCTTCTCAGTATAGCCAGAATAAATTAGCCTTGaggacagagccacatccctatgtCCTGGATGACAATTCAGATTCCCAGGCTCCAGCTAAAGAGGTTCGTTTCACAGAGGCTGTGAGGAAATTGACTGCAAAAGGTTTTGAGAAGATACCACGGCAAGGCTACCAGTTTGAACAGTCTTGTTTTGTGAATCCCAGCCTCCAGTGGAACCTTCTGAACAGGAGCAGGCAGTGGAAACCTGTAGCTGGCCAGCAGTTTCCTCAGGAGGATGCTGGATCAGACAGTAGGAACCTTCCTGGTGCCTCGGATACCTTGGGGTTGGACAGTACAGTCTTCTGTACCAAAAGGATCAGCATTCACCTCCTTGCCTCACATGCCAGTGGGCTCAGTCCCAGCCCTGCCTGTGAGTCTGTAGTTGATCCCTCACCACCTAGAGAAGATAAAACTCCTgttccccctcctctccttcagCCCCTTGGGGTAGCTGAAGTGGCCACCCATCTGTCTTCCATCCATCTGGGCCAGCCTGGAAAGGAAGAACTTCAGAAAGGCAGGGAGCTGGCCTCACCTGCTAGGGATATTGG TTCAGCAGCTAACCTCCAGCCAGACCAGGTTGAGGCTGAAGATACAGAAGAAGAACTAATAGACAGTTTGGAGGACTGCTGCAGCCATGACGGGAATGAAGAGGAGGAGG GAGACTCAGAGTGCTCCTCATTAAGTGGTGTCTCCCGCAGCGAGTCGGTGGCAGTGATCTCTCG GAACTGTGCGGAGCTTCTTACCAAACCTTCCATTCATGAGAAAGTTGTCCGACCAGCCCTTATCTACAGTCTCTTCCCTAACGTGCCTCCTACCATCTATTTTGGCACTCGAGATGAAAGAG TGGAGAAACTCCCTTGGGAGCAAAGGAAGCTGCTCCGGTGGAAGATGAGCACAGTGACTCCCAACATTGTCAAGCAGACTATTGGACGGTCACACTTTAAAGTCAGCAAGA GAAATGATGACTGGCTGGGCTGCTGGGGTCACCACATGAAGTCTGCTAGTTTCCGATCCATTCGAGAGCATCAGAAG CTAAACCACTTCCCAGGTTCTTTCCAGATTGGAAGGAAGGACCGACTGTGGCGGAACCTGTCTCGAATGCAGAGCCGCTTTGGCAAGAAGGAGTTCAGTTTCTTCCCCCAGTCCTTTATCCTGCCCCAGGATTCCAAGCTCCTGCGCAAAGCCTGGGAGAGCAACAGCCGCCAAAAGTGGATTGTGAAGCCA CCAGCATCAGCTCGAGGCATTGGCATCCAGGTCATTCACAAGTGGAGTCAACTACCCAAGCGCAGGCCCCTCCTGGTACAGAG GTATCTACACAAACCCTACCTCATCAGTGGCAGCAAGTTTGATCTGCGGATCTATGTTTATGTCACTTCCTACGATCCTCTACGGATTTACCTCTTTTCAGATGGACTTGTCCGCTTTGCCAGTTGCAA GTATTCCCCTTCCATGAAGAGCCTTGGTAACAAGTTCATGCACCTGACCAACTATAGTGTCAATAAAAAGAATACTGAGTACCAAGCCAATGCAGACGAAACAGCCTGCCAGGGCCACAAATG GGCACTGAAGGCTTTGTGGAACTATCTGAGCCAGAAGGGAGTTAATAGCGATGCCATCTGGGAAAAGATAAAGGACGTCGTTGTCAAAACCATCATCTC ATCAGAGCCCTATGTGACCAACCTGCTCAAGCTATATGTGCGACATCCTTACAGCTGCCACGAACTCTTCGGTTTTGACATCATGTTAGATGAGAACCTCAAGCCCTGGGTCCTGGAAGTTAATATTTCCCCAAG CCTCCACTCCAACTCTCAGCTGGACATCAACATCAAAGGCCAGATGATCCGAGACCTTCTGAATCTGGCGGGTTTTGTTCTGCCCAATGCAGAGGATATTTCCAACTCCAGCAGCCCCAGCAGCTCCAGTGGATCCAGCACCAG CCTGCCCAGCTCTCCCAGGGACAAATGTCGAATGGCACCAGAGCATTTTACAGCACAGAAGATGAAGAAAGCCTATTATTTGACCCAGAAAATTCCTGACCAG GACTTCTATGCATCCGTGCTGGATGTCCTGACACCAGATGATGTTCGGATTCTAGTTGAGATGGAGGATGAGTTTTCTCGTCGTGGTCAATTTGAACGAATTTTTCCTTCTCGGATCTCTTCTCGCTATCTCCGCTTTTTTGAGCAGCCACGATATTTCAACATTCTCACCACCCAGTGGGAGCAGAAGTACCATGGCAACAAGCTCAAAG GAGTAGATCTGCTTCGGAGTTGGTGCTACAAAGGGTTCCACACAGGAGTCATCTCtgattctgttccactg TGGTCTCTGCCGACATCACTTGTGACTGCCCCAAAGGTTGATGGAGTGCTCAGTGCCTTCTACAGACCAGAGCCTGGCAAGCTGGG GAAACCCATCTGCTTAAAGGAGAGTGAGATCACCAGCACAGAGCCCGGCCCTTCCCAGAAGTTACCTGTGATCAAGTACTCTGGGCGgacttccagactttctgtttccTCCACTTCCCAGTCAATCAGTGACTCCCTCCTGCCTGCTGTGAGCCCATGA
- the Ttll4 gene encoding tubulin monoglutamylase TTLL4 isoform X1, whose amino-acid sequence MASAGAEHYSIGLRPGSNFKQRGSSGTVPAPPPEKPSECKVWSQAHQQVKPIWRLEKKHVGTLSTGLGSGLLGVPPQPAYFFCPNTLCSSGTTTVIAGHSTSCYLHSLPDLFSNTLLYRRSNSRHKPYQQLESFCLRSSRSEKKTFSFPQKSLPVSLTASKVTCSTVFPMAQPMASSSTDPYLLLAAAGESPSRRSLASAISGKIPSPLSSSYKPMLNNNSFMRPSSTKVPLSQAVEGLKSVSSPKIQPISWHHSGGTGDYAPQPVDHKVPQSTGTVLEDATAHITPATLSTPSSLNTSTTSVASSQYSQNKLALRTEPHPYVLDDNSDSQAPAKEVRFTEAVRKLTAKGFEKIPRQGYQFEQSCFVNPSLQWNLLNRSRQWKPVAGQQFPQEDAGSDSRNLPGASDTLGLDSTVFCTKRISIHLLASHASGLSPSPACESVVDPSPPREDKTPVPPPLLQPLGVAEVATHLSSIHLGQPGKEELQKGRELASPARDIGSAANLQPDQVEAEDTEEELIDSLEDCCSHDGNEEEEGDSECSSLSGVSRSESVAVISRNCAELLTKPSIHEKVVRPALIYSLFPNVPPTIYFGTRDERVEKLPWEQRKLLRWKMSTVTPNIVKQTIGRSHFKVSKRNDDWLGCWGHHMKSASFRSIREHQKLNHFPGSFQIGRKDRLWRNLSRMQSRFGKKEFSFFPQSFILPQDSKLLRKAWESNSRQKWIVKPPASARGIGIQVIHKWSQLPKRRPLLVQRYLHKPYLISGSKFDLRIYVYVTSYDPLRIYLFSDGLVRFASCKYSPSMKSLGNKFMHLTNYSVNKKNTEYQANADETACQGHKWALKALWNYLSQKGVNSDAIWEKIKDVVVKTIISSEPYVTNLLKLYVRHPYSCHELFGFDIMLDENLKPWVLEVNISPSLHSNSQLDINIKGQMIRDLLNLAGFVLPNAEDISNSSSPSSSSGSSTSLPSSPRDKCRMAPEHFTAQKMKKAYYLTQKIPDQDFYASVLDVLTPDDVRILVEMEDEFSRRGQFERIFPSRISSRYLRFFEQPRYFNILTTQWEQKYHGNKLKGVDLLRSWCYKGFHTGVISDSVPLWSLPTSLVTAPKVDGVLSAFYRPEPGKLGKNSSSKGNLFSSEDGTIPKPKKTQVGLPPFPRKPICLKESEITSTEPGPSQKLPVIKYSGRTSRLSVSSTSQSISDSLLPAVSP is encoded by the exons ATGGCCTCAGCAGGAGCAGAGCACTACAGTATTGGCCTCCGCCCGGGAAGCAACTTCAAGCAGCGAGGTTCCTCAGGCACAGTGCCTGCTCCACCACCTGAGAAACCATCAGAGTGCAAAGTCTGGTCACAGGCCCATCAGCAGGTGAAGCCAATCTGGAGGCTGGAGAAGAAGCACGTGGGCACATTGTCAACGGGGCTGGGCTCAGGCCTCTTAGGGGTTCCACCCCAGCCAGCCTATTTCTTTTGTCCCAACACTTTATGCAGCTCTGGGACCACAACCGTCATTGCAGGTCACAGCACCTCCTGTTACCTGCACTCTCTCCCAGACTTGTTCAGCAATACCCTGCTGTACCGCCGTTCCAACAGTAGGCACAAACCATACCAGCAATTGGAGTCTTTCTGCTTGCGCTCAAGCcgatcagaaaaaaaaactttttctttccctcagaaGAGTCTCCCTGTCAGTCTCACTGCCAGTAAAGTCACTTGTTCCACGGTCTTCCCCATGGCTCAGCCCATGGCATCCTCATCCACAGATCCATACCTCTTACTGGCAGCAGCTGGGGAAAGCCCTTCAAGGAGGAGTCTGGCCTCTGCCATCTCAGGGAAGATCCCATCTCCACTCTCCTCTTCCTATAAACCCATGCTGAACAATAATTCCTTCATGCGCCCAAGTAGCACTAAAGTGCCTTTATCTCAGGCTGTAGAGGGCCTGAAGTCAGTATCCTCACCCAAGATCCAGCCTATCTCCTGGCATCATTCAGGGGGTACAGGAGACTATGCACCCCAGCCTGTTGATCATAAGGTGCCCCAAAGCACTGGCACTGTCCTAGAGGATGCCACTGCCCATATCACCCCTGCTACTCTGTCTACCCCTAGCTCCCTCAACACATCCACCACCAGTGTTGCCTCTTCTCAGTATAGCCAGAATAAATTAGCCTTGaggacagagccacatccctatgtCCTGGATGACAATTCAGATTCCCAGGCTCCAGCTAAAGAGGTTCGTTTCACAGAGGCTGTGAGGAAATTGACTGCAAAAGGTTTTGAGAAGATACCACGGCAAGGCTACCAGTTTGAACAGTCTTGTTTTGTGAATCCCAGCCTCCAGTGGAACCTTCTGAACAGGAGCAGGCAGTGGAAACCTGTAGCTGGCCAGCAGTTTCCTCAGGAGGATGCTGGATCAGACAGTAGGAACCTTCCTGGTGCCTCGGATACCTTGGGGTTGGACAGTACAGTCTTCTGTACCAAAAGGATCAGCATTCACCTCCTTGCCTCACATGCCAGTGGGCTCAGTCCCAGCCCTGCCTGTGAGTCTGTAGTTGATCCCTCACCACCTAGAGAAGATAAAACTCCTgttccccctcctctccttcagCCCCTTGGGGTAGCTGAAGTGGCCACCCATCTGTCTTCCATCCATCTGGGCCAGCCTGGAAAGGAAGAACTTCAGAAAGGCAGGGAGCTGGCCTCACCTGCTAGGGATATTGG TTCAGCAGCTAACCTCCAGCCAGACCAGGTTGAGGCTGAAGATACAGAAGAAGAACTAATAGACAGTTTGGAGGACTGCTGCAGCCATGACGGGAATGAAGAGGAGGAGG GAGACTCAGAGTGCTCCTCATTAAGTGGTGTCTCCCGCAGCGAGTCGGTGGCAGTGATCTCTCG GAACTGTGCGGAGCTTCTTACCAAACCTTCCATTCATGAGAAAGTTGTCCGACCAGCCCTTATCTACAGTCTCTTCCCTAACGTGCCTCCTACCATCTATTTTGGCACTCGAGATGAAAGAG TGGAGAAACTCCCTTGGGAGCAAAGGAAGCTGCTCCGGTGGAAGATGAGCACAGTGACTCCCAACATTGTCAAGCAGACTATTGGACGGTCACACTTTAAAGTCAGCAAGA GAAATGATGACTGGCTGGGCTGCTGGGGTCACCACATGAAGTCTGCTAGTTTCCGATCCATTCGAGAGCATCAGAAG CTAAACCACTTCCCAGGTTCTTTCCAGATTGGAAGGAAGGACCGACTGTGGCGGAACCTGTCTCGAATGCAGAGCCGCTTTGGCAAGAAGGAGTTCAGTTTCTTCCCCCAGTCCTTTATCCTGCCCCAGGATTCCAAGCTCCTGCGCAAAGCCTGGGAGAGCAACAGCCGCCAAAAGTGGATTGTGAAGCCA CCAGCATCAGCTCGAGGCATTGGCATCCAGGTCATTCACAAGTGGAGTCAACTACCCAAGCGCAGGCCCCTCCTGGTACAGAG GTATCTACACAAACCCTACCTCATCAGTGGCAGCAAGTTTGATCTGCGGATCTATGTTTATGTCACTTCCTACGATCCTCTACGGATTTACCTCTTTTCAGATGGACTTGTCCGCTTTGCCAGTTGCAA GTATTCCCCTTCCATGAAGAGCCTTGGTAACAAGTTCATGCACCTGACCAACTATAGTGTCAATAAAAAGAATACTGAGTACCAAGCCAATGCAGACGAAACAGCCTGCCAGGGCCACAAATG GGCACTGAAGGCTTTGTGGAACTATCTGAGCCAGAAGGGAGTTAATAGCGATGCCATCTGGGAAAAGATAAAGGACGTCGTTGTCAAAACCATCATCTC ATCAGAGCCCTATGTGACCAACCTGCTCAAGCTATATGTGCGACATCCTTACAGCTGCCACGAACTCTTCGGTTTTGACATCATGTTAGATGAGAACCTCAAGCCCTGGGTCCTGGAAGTTAATATTTCCCCAAG CCTCCACTCCAACTCTCAGCTGGACATCAACATCAAAGGCCAGATGATCCGAGACCTTCTGAATCTGGCGGGTTTTGTTCTGCCCAATGCAGAGGATATTTCCAACTCCAGCAGCCCCAGCAGCTCCAGTGGATCCAGCACCAG CCTGCCCAGCTCTCCCAGGGACAAATGTCGAATGGCACCAGAGCATTTTACAGCACAGAAGATGAAGAAAGCCTATTATTTGACCCAGAAAATTCCTGACCAG GACTTCTATGCATCCGTGCTGGATGTCCTGACACCAGATGATGTTCGGATTCTAGTTGAGATGGAGGATGAGTTTTCTCGTCGTGGTCAATTTGAACGAATTTTTCCTTCTCGGATCTCTTCTCGCTATCTCCGCTTTTTTGAGCAGCCACGATATTTCAACATTCTCACCACCCAGTGGGAGCAGAAGTACCATGGCAACAAGCTCAAAG GAGTAGATCTGCTTCGGAGTTGGTGCTACAAAGGGTTCCACACAGGAGTCATCTCtgattctgttccactg TGGTCTCTGCCGACATCACTTGTGACTGCCCCAAAGGTTGATGGAGTGCTCAGTGCCTTCTACAGACCAGAGCCTGGCAAGCTGGG AAAGAACAGCTCCTCCAAGGGAAACCTATTTTCATCTGAAGACGGGACCATACCCAAGCCCAAGAAGACTCAAGTTGGCCTTCCCCCTTTCCCCAGGAAACCCATCTGCTTAAAGGAGAGTGAGATCACCAGCACAGAGCCCGGCCCTTCCCAGAAGTTACCTGTGATCAAGTACTCTGGGCGgacttccagactttctgtttccTCCACTTCCCAGTCAATCAGTGACTCCCTCCTGCCTGCTGTGAGCCCATGA